One Thermosipho africanus Ob7 genomic region harbors:
- a CDS encoding endo-beta-N-acetylglucosaminidase translates to MKKIIIILFSILSIAIFAQIPESSYWYPNDILDWSPQTDSQAIYNVSHVPLARRVIGSPITDSASKDIKIMTLSIMNPSTSGMPSQGSNNSFKAYPFTFWQYVDYLVAWAGSAGEGIIVPPSADVIDAAHKNGVYVLGTIFFPPNVYGGRRNWVDQLLRKENGKFVIADKLIEITKYYGFDGWFINQETNGCKDSHVKDMIDFLNYIKEKAPWMKLVWYDSMSNTGAIEWQGELNEKNVVFLKNNDKYISDAIFIDFRWQSLKRPETIENTINTMKKYNISKDRVFVGFDLQANGYYTYSNWPKIIDENGKLKVSLGFYCPSWAYYSSKEIKEFWDKEETLWIADHPVLNYHSKEDFFKIEWNKDYEQYKWQSPAKFVVEKSPVTSLPFITFFNAGHGYKFFIDGKVAKDSEWNNRSMMDVFPTYRWKIDGNDVNISVDYSDAYYGGSSLKFEGKLKKDQETNVTLYITDLKINDNTTLESVIKGTGNIKVSLVLNYSDNTSKEFPLKFFNDWVNTIYNLENNKTITSISLKIVAIEDTSYSFNLGMIGLIPVKNYDTHVGDVKIDNIEFKEGLYAQINLHCENSKAKYYEIYRILQNGERRLVWVSYNPYTYITQIKRDGKEKFTTLEVVGVSEGFTKSTPKKVTFQWPPYPKPKANFEVSNTIIFPESTVTFKNLSSEVTEKVLWILPGATPNVSREWNPTVTYKEEGIYPAILVAINSEGEDVKIFNPLIVVTKKAKEIKNLALNKKTYASSNVPAEKPSMAVDGTVENNSKWCAVGDLPHWIVIDFEKEVIISSVTIKHAEAGHESADWNTKDFRLQVSNDGINWKDVAIVRNNTKGVSTHSFAPVKARFFRLFIETPTQVGDKAARIYEIEVYGLESF, encoded by the coding sequence ATAAAAATAATGACTTTATCAATAATGAATCCATCAACCAGTGGAATGCCTTCTCAAGGAAGTAACAATTCTTTTAAAGCATACCCTTTCACTTTCTGGCAATATGTAGATTATTTAGTTGCTTGGGCTGGTTCAGCCGGTGAAGGAATTATTGTACCACCAAGTGCAGATGTAATAGATGCCGCCCATAAAAATGGTGTATACGTGCTTGGAACAATCTTTTTCCCTCCTAATGTATATGGAGGAAGAAGAAATTGGGTAGATCAATTACTAAGAAAGGAAAATGGAAAATTTGTCATAGCAGACAAATTAATTGAAATAACAAAATACTATGGTTTTGATGGCTGGTTTATAAACCAAGAAACAAACGGCTGTAAAGATTCGCATGTAAAAGATATGATAGATTTTCTAAATTACATAAAAGAAAAGGCTCCATGGATGAAATTAGTCTGGTACGATTCAATGTCAAATACTGGTGCTATAGAGTGGCAAGGTGAATTAAACGAGAAAAACGTTGTCTTTCTAAAAAACAATGATAAGTATATTTCCGACGCAATATTTATAGACTTTAGATGGCAATCACTTAAAAGACCAGAGACTATTGAAAACACAATAAATACTATGAAAAAATACAATATATCTAAAGACAGAGTATTTGTAGGATTTGATCTTCAAGCAAATGGATACTATACGTACTCAAACTGGCCAAAAATTATAGATGAAAATGGAAAATTAAAAGTATCATTAGGTTTTTATTGCCCCAGTTGGGCTTATTATTCCTCAAAAGAAATTAAAGAATTCTGGGATAAAGAAGAAACCCTTTGGATAGCAGACCATCCTGTGCTAAACTACCACTCAAAAGAAGATTTTTTCAAAATCGAATGGAATAAGGATTATGAACAATACAAGTGGCAATCTCCTGCAAAATTCGTTGTAGAAAAATCCCCTGTTACATCCCTTCCGTTTATAACATTCTTTAATGCAGGACATGGATACAAGTTCTTTATAGACGGAAAAGTCGCAAAAGATTCTGAATGGAATAATAGAAGCATGATGGATGTATTCCCAACATATAGATGGAAAATAGATGGAAATGATGTAAATATATCAGTTGACTATTCAGATGCATACTATGGTGGTTCATCACTAAAATTTGAAGGAAAACTCAAAAAAGACCAAGAGACAAATGTAACTTTATATATCACAGATTTAAAAATCAACGATAACACAACTTTAGAAAGTGTAATAAAGGGCACTGGAAATATAAAGGTATCCTTAGTTTTAAATTACAGCGACAACACTTCAAAAGAATTTCCTTTAAAATTCTTTAATGATTGGGTTAATACAATCTACAACTTAGAAAACAACAAAACCATTACATCAATTTCTCTCAAAATAGTGGCAATAGAAGATACAAGTTACAGCTTTAACTTAGGTATGATAGGACTTATACCTGTCAAAAATTATGATACACACGTAGGAGATGTAAAAATTGACAATATAGAATTCAAAGAAGGTCTCTATGCTCAAATTAATCTTCACTGTGAAAATTCAAAAGCTAAATACTATGAAATATACAGAATTCTTCAAAATGGTGAAAGAAGACTTGTATGGGTATCCTACAATCCTTACACATATATCACTCAGATCAAAAGAGATGGGAAAGAAAAATTTACCACACTGGAAGTTGTTGGAGTTTCAGAAGGATTTACAAAAAGTACTCCTAAAAAAGTTACATTTCAATGGCCTCCATATCCAAAGCCAAAGGCGAACTTTGAAGTAAGCAACACTATTATATTCCCAGAAAGTACTGTTACATTCAAAAATCTCTCTTCTGAAGTTACAGAAAAGGTCCTATGGATTCTTCCTGGAGCAACTCCAAACGTGTCTAGAGAATGGAATCCTACAGTAACTTATAAAGAAGAAGGAATATATCCTGCCATATTGGTCGCAATAAACAGCGAGGGGGAAGATGTAAAAATATTCAATCCACTAATTGTGGTTACAAAAAAAGCAAAAGAAATTAAAAATCTTGCTTTAAATAAAAAGACTTACGCAAGCTCTAATGTACCAGCAGAAAAACCTTCTATGGCTGTCGATGGAACAGTTGAAAACAATAGTAAATGGTGTGCAGTTGGAGATCTTCCACATTGGATAGTAATTGACTTTGAAAAAGAAGTAATAATTAGCAGTGTCACCATAAAACACGCTGAAGCAGGACATGAATCTGCTGACTGGAATACTAAAGATTTTAGACTCCAAGTAAGTAACGATGGAATAAACTGGAAAGATGTTGCAATAGTAAGAAATAATACAAAAGGAGTAAGCACACATTCATTTGCACCTGTAAAAGCAAGATTCTTTAGGTTATTTATTGAAACTCCTACACAAGTCGGAGATAAAGCTGCAAGAATCTATGAAATTGAAGTATATGGACTTGAATCATTCTAA